The following coding sequences lie in one Alloacidobacterium dinghuense genomic window:
- a CDS encoding pirin family protein: protein MSLRPVREVIQARPTIEGAGVKLQRAFGFGKTKDFDPFLLLDDFRNNSPEDYLAGFPWHPHRGIETITYVLAGSVEHGDSLGNKGQMSAGDVQWMTAGSGILHQEMPRGDAQGRMHGFQLWANLPSSLKMTDPRYQDIPSSAIPEVTDDDSTRVRIICGEFWSKRGPVEGVAADPNYLDISVAPGRRKRLKVETTRNAFAYVFAGSGSFRDASDPRAVLTEQTAKPDAAPVYDIGNHSLVLFDRGDEITVQAGPQGIRFLLVSGKPIEEPVAWHGPIVMNTQEQLRQAMTELQNGIFIRHS from the coding sequence ATGTCACTTCGACCAGTCAGAGAAGTTATTCAAGCCAGGCCCACAATCGAAGGTGCCGGTGTAAAACTGCAGCGTGCGTTCGGCTTCGGCAAGACGAAAGATTTCGATCCATTTCTGCTGCTGGACGATTTTCGCAACAATTCCCCGGAAGACTACCTTGCCGGCTTTCCTTGGCATCCGCACCGCGGCATCGAAACCATCACCTACGTACTCGCCGGTTCGGTTGAGCACGGCGACAGCCTGGGGAACAAGGGGCAAATGTCAGCCGGCGACGTGCAATGGATGACAGCTGGCAGCGGCATTCTGCATCAGGAGATGCCCAGGGGTGACGCGCAAGGCCGCATGCATGGCTTTCAGCTATGGGCGAACTTGCCTTCATCCCTGAAGATGACTGACCCGCGATATCAGGACATCCCATCGAGTGCGATCCCAGAGGTGACCGACGACGACTCCACCCGCGTCCGCATTATTTGCGGCGAGTTCTGGAGCAAGAGGGGACCGGTCGAAGGCGTGGCCGCTGATCCAAATTACCTCGATATCTCCGTGGCGCCGGGCCGGCGGAAGCGGCTCAAGGTGGAGACCACACGTAACGCATTTGCCTACGTATTCGCGGGCTCCGGCAGCTTCCGCGATGCCTCGGATCCGCGCGCGGTCCTGACCGAGCAGACTGCGAAGCCCGACGCAGCGCCGGTCTACGACATTGGGAATCACTCCCTGGTGCTGTTCGACCGCGGCGACGAGATCACAGTGCAAGCCGGACCGCAGGGAATTCGATTCCTGTTGGTATCGGGCAAGCCGATCGAGGAGCCGGTGGCCTGGCACGGCCCCATCGTCATGAACACGCAGGAGCAGCTACGCCAAGCCATGACCGAGTTGCAGAACGGTATCTTCATTCGTCATTCTTGA
- a CDS encoding FecR domain-containing protein has protein sequence MPRLKAILLLSLATLLAPALMLGQSANPAEPGTLNYVEGQVSINGQVVNWSSVGFTALNEGQVIETGNGKAEVLLAPGVFLRVGDNSAVRMISPNLANTEVELIKGRADVEVDQLFKQNDLRVRMKGDEARLLKTGLYAFDSELGTVQVFDGEAEVLPVDGQQKPIVVKDGHQLAMNGDGEKPKHFDKEASEDALYNWSSLRSQYLGEANVQLASEYEGVPGFAPGWFWDGGLYGYTWLPGDGAFFDPFGYGFYSPYYLYGGGFVYGYGRGYGRGGYRGAYRQGQTGFHSGRAGGFHGGYGGGFHGDGGFGGGGFHGGGGHR, from the coding sequence ATGCCAAGGTTGAAGGCAATTTTGCTGCTTTCCCTGGCGACTCTGTTGGCACCGGCCCTGATGTTAGGCCAGAGCGCGAACCCAGCCGAACCAGGGACACTTAATTACGTAGAAGGCCAGGTTTCGATCAATGGTCAAGTTGTGAACTGGTCATCTGTCGGCTTCACTGCTTTGAACGAGGGACAGGTAATCGAGACTGGAAATGGAAAGGCAGAGGTCTTGCTGGCGCCGGGTGTGTTTCTCCGGGTAGGTGACAACAGTGCAGTAAGGATGATCTCGCCCAACCTTGCCAACACAGAAGTTGAGCTCATAAAAGGACGCGCCGACGTAGAGGTTGATCAGTTATTCAAACAAAACGATCTGCGTGTGCGGATGAAAGGTGATGAAGCACGCCTGCTCAAGACGGGGCTCTATGCCTTCGACTCCGAACTCGGAACAGTGCAGGTGTTTGACGGAGAGGCAGAGGTATTGCCCGTCGATGGCCAGCAGAAGCCAATTGTGGTGAAGGATGGCCATCAGTTGGCAATGAACGGAGATGGAGAAAAGCCAAAGCACTTCGACAAAGAGGCGTCAGAGGATGCACTGTACAACTGGAGCAGCCTGCGATCTCAATATCTAGGTGAGGCGAATGTGCAATTGGCCTCCGAATACGAGGGAGTACCGGGTTTTGCGCCAGGTTGGTTCTGGGATGGTGGGCTGTACGGCTACACGTGGTTACCTGGCGACGGTGCTTTTTTCGATCCTTTTGGGTATGGCTTCTACTCGCCCTACTATTTATATGGTGGCGGGTTTGTTTATGGATATGGCCGCGGCTACGGTCGGGGTGGTTATCGCGGCGCCTATAGGCAAGGACAGACCGGCTTCCATAGTGGACGCGCTGGTGGATTCCATGGCGGCTACGGCGGTGGGTTCCATGGCGATGGTGGCTTTGGCGGTGGTGGCTTCCACGGCGGTGGTGGCCATCGCTAA
- a CDS encoding cupin domain-containing protein, with protein MPFVDTNRLKVIERLQGWKGRYVHSPNMTLAHYEFAAGSTIHEHFHPEEEVYEVIEGELELTIDGKAEIVRPGIVAIVPANTRHSVKALTDGRLIVVDHPARPDFG; from the coding sequence ATGCCCTTCGTGGATACCAACAGACTTAAGGTCATCGAACGGCTACAGGGATGGAAGGGACGTTATGTTCACTCGCCCAACATGACATTAGCACACTACGAGTTCGCAGCTGGGTCTACAATTCACGAGCACTTCCACCCGGAAGAAGAGGTTTATGAAGTGATCGAGGGTGAACTCGAATTGACAATCGACGGAAAAGCCGAGATTGTGAGGCCTGGCATCGTTGCCATTGTGCCTGCGAACACCCGCCATTCCGTCAAAGCTCTGACGGATGGGCGTCTTATAGTTGTCGACCACCCAGCCCGTCCGGATTTTGGATAG
- a CDS encoding universal stress protein, with amino-acid sequence MFHTIMVAYDESREAAHALASAIELAKPLGADLKIVTVVEALPAFYNIAAIVSPSVVDESLEGKRSQLRTLQQNAVKRATAADVNADAILVDGGEVSGIVRAAQREHADLLVIGLAKHHKFGAFNSTAHDVADHTPCPLLEINESPPHSSGVGQNRAQQPSS; translated from the coding sequence ATGTTTCATACAATTATGGTTGCCTATGATGAATCACGAGAAGCCGCTCATGCCCTGGCGTCGGCCATCGAACTTGCTAAGCCTCTTGGAGCTGATTTGAAAATCGTCACAGTCGTCGAGGCTCTGCCTGCCTTTTACAATATCGCTGCGATCGTCTCCCCATCAGTAGTGGATGAGTCGCTCGAAGGGAAGCGCAGTCAGCTCAGAACTCTTCAACAAAACGCTGTAAAGAGAGCGACGGCGGCCGACGTTAACGCGGACGCAATTCTGGTCGATGGAGGAGAAGTATCCGGGATCGTTCGAGCTGCTCAACGTGAGCATGCAGATCTCCTGGTCATCGGCCTGGCAAAACATCACAAGTTCGGAGCGTTCAATTCCACGGCGCACGACGTAGCGGACCATACCCCTTGCCCTCTGCTCGAGATCAACGAGAGTCCTCCTCATTCGTCGGGTGTGGGTCAGAACCGGGCCCAGCAGCCATCCTCATGA
- a CDS encoding LysR family transcriptional regulator, with amino-acid sequence MLENRHLRYFIEVARSLHVRRAAERLHIAQPALTQNIQQLESELGVELFHRESRHLRLTEAGQIFLAEAEQSLRQFDHAQKSAQRAARGEVGKIVLGFQSTAGLSVVPNLLQNFRTEFPEVEVTLIESGSTAQKRALRSGEIDIGLVYALPDAGFAYRELEPESLVIALPEDHPLAAKDSVAIAELPQEAFILSSNSAAEVLRHAVMTECADAGFQPKRVQEITTVQTALGLVSARFGISILPASVQVLLRRGVILRPIRDSRIQVGLTFLWMKDNRSPVLANLVKCL; translated from the coding sequence ATGCTGGAGAATCGTCATCTACGGTACTTCATCGAAGTAGCCAGATCTTTGCATGTTAGAAGAGCAGCGGAGCGTCTTCACATTGCCCAGCCTGCACTTACTCAGAACATTCAGCAGCTCGAGAGCGAGCTGGGGGTCGAACTCTTTCATCGCGAGAGCCGTCATCTCCGTCTGACAGAAGCCGGCCAGATCTTTCTCGCTGAGGCGGAGCAGAGTCTTCGTCAGTTCGACCATGCCCAGAAGAGCGCCCAGCGCGCCGCACGTGGCGAGGTGGGGAAAATCGTTCTTGGGTTCCAAAGCACTGCAGGTCTCTCTGTCGTACCAAATCTTCTTCAGAACTTTCGCACAGAGTTTCCAGAGGTCGAAGTAACTCTGATTGAATCAGGCAGCACAGCCCAGAAACGCGCATTAAGGAGCGGGGAGATCGATATTGGCCTTGTTTACGCATTGCCCGATGCGGGCTTCGCTTACCGTGAACTCGAGCCTGAATCCCTCGTGATCGCTTTGCCTGAGGACCACCCGCTTGCCGCAAAGGACTCTGTCGCCATTGCAGAACTCCCGCAAGAGGCCTTTATATTGTCATCGAATTCGGCGGCAGAGGTTTTGCGTCACGCCGTCATGACGGAATGCGCCGACGCGGGCTTTCAGCCAAAGAGAGTCCAGGAAATCACCACAGTGCAGACAGCTCTCGGCCTGGTTTCCGCTCGATTCGGCATTTCGATTCTTCCAGCCTCTGTTCAGGTTCTCCTCCGTCGAGGTGTGATACTTCGGCCGATACGCGATAGCCGGATTCAGGTGGGCCTGACGTTCCTGTGGATGAAAGACAATCGTTCTCCGGTCCTCGCGAACCTCGTGAAATGCCTCTGA
- a CDS encoding ATP-binding protein, which produces MSFITKSRNKDGSETDIEMALIEALENAVVHGNCADPHKRVYVTCRCTAEGEVSITVQDEGQGFNTGTLPDPTAPENRLRTSGRGIYVMKTLMDEVCFEKSGAVVHMCKKSNAGSAAKTVAQ; this is translated from the coding sequence ATGTCCTTCATCACAAAGTCTCGAAATAAGGACGGGAGCGAAACGGACATTGAGATGGCGTTAATCGAGGCACTGGAGAATGCCGTGGTTCACGGCAACTGCGCGGACCCTCACAAGCGCGTTTACGTAACATGCCGTTGCACTGCGGAGGGCGAAGTCTCGATCACGGTTCAGGACGAGGGACAAGGGTTTAACACAGGTACTTTACCCGATCCAACCGCTCCGGAAAATCGGCTGCGCACTTCCGGGCGCGGGATCTACGTGATGAAAACGTTAATGGACGAGGTTTGCTTTGAGAAGAGCGGCGCGGTTGTACATATGTGCAAGAAATCCAATGCTGGCTCAGCCGCTAAGACTGTTGCGCAATGA